A section of the Streptomyces sp. CG1 genome encodes:
- a CDS encoding cold-shock protein — protein MATGVVKWFNVDKGFGFIQQDDGGPDVFVHFSAIQSTGFKELYEGDRVEYEVTQGPKGPQAENVVRQK, from the coding sequence ATGGCAACAGGCGTAGTGAAGTGGTTCAACGTCGATAAGGGATTCGGGTTCATCCAGCAGGATGACGGCGGACCGGACGTGTTCGTCCATTTCTCGGCCATCCAGTCCACCGGGTTCAAGGAGCTGTACGAGGGCGACAGGGTCGAGTACGAGGTGACGCAGGGGCCGAAGGGGCCGCAGGCGGAGAACGTCGTTCGGCAGAAGTGA
- a CDS encoding spermidine synthase: MLFTELALIRWTAANNVHLAYVTNFVLLASFLGIGVGFLRAKSRHDLSLWAAPALAALVAFVLAYPVKLTQLFTLQGRNGEAPLPKWISLPVIFLLTVLVMAGIGEGVARTFARFRPLAAYRLDILGSIAGITVFSGIAFLDLPPVAWGLITAAGFAVLLGRRRWWQALATGVSLVVMVTLLAVESVVPNTYWSPYYKVTTTQPSPGVLKVWANNIPHQTAYSVTSEHGFYFLPYRHVDPASLNNVLVVGAGTGNDVAVALSEGAKHVDAVEIDPVLQQLGAAHHPDHPYQNPRVSVHITDGRAYLQQTHQRYDLILFALPDSLTLLPGQSNLRLENYLLTEQSIREAKAHLRPTGTFAMYNYYEPFLLDRFAGTLTAVYGRFPCAEITDALGGRNRAVLTNTISGPTPSCSTVWHGQASAPATDDHPFPYLPTNTIPPFYLWTLALILAASLFLVRAAGGVLRRMTRYLDLMFMGGAFLLLETKNVVQFALLFGTTWFVNSLVFAGVLLSVAAAIETARQLRLRPTPALYGALMAALAVAWLVPADALLALSPVPRFLAAASIAFAPIFIANLVFAARFKSVQDSTSAFGANLLGAMIGGALEYTALITGYRALLIVTATLYGLAFLFGRRIGATKVLPSH, translated from the coding sequence ATGCTGTTCACAGAACTGGCGCTGATTCGCTGGACCGCTGCCAACAACGTCCATTTGGCCTACGTCACTAATTTTGTTCTGCTCGCCAGCTTCCTTGGCATCGGGGTGGGCTTTCTACGGGCTAAGTCCCGACACGACCTGTCCTTGTGGGCAGCACCCGCCCTTGCCGCTCTGGTCGCATTCGTGCTCGCGTACCCCGTCAAGCTGACCCAGCTCTTCACGCTTCAGGGCCGGAACGGTGAGGCGCCGCTCCCCAAGTGGATCAGCCTGCCGGTGATCTTTCTGCTCACGGTGCTCGTGATGGCAGGCATCGGCGAAGGAGTGGCCCGCACCTTCGCCCGCTTCCGCCCCCTTGCCGCCTACCGGCTTGACATCCTCGGCAGCATCGCGGGCATCACCGTCTTCTCCGGTATCGCGTTCCTGGATCTTCCTCCGGTCGCGTGGGGGCTGATCACTGCGGCCGGATTCGCCGTCCTGCTCGGACGGCGGCGCTGGTGGCAGGCGCTAGCCACGGGGGTCTCGCTGGTGGTGATGGTGACGCTGCTTGCCGTGGAGTCAGTCGTCCCCAACACCTACTGGTCGCCGTACTACAAGGTGACGACCACTCAGCCATCGCCCGGTGTCTTGAAGGTATGGGCCAACAACATCCCGCATCAGACGGCGTACTCGGTCACGTCAGAGCACGGTTTCTATTTCCTTCCCTACCGTCATGTGGACCCGGCCTCGCTGAACAACGTGCTGGTCGTGGGCGCGGGTACCGGCAACGACGTGGCCGTCGCCCTGTCCGAGGGGGCCAAGCACGTCGATGCGGTGGAGATTGACCCTGTCCTGCAGCAGCTCGGAGCTGCCCATCACCCCGACCACCCCTACCAGAACCCCCGGGTCAGCGTGCACATCACAGACGGGCGCGCATACCTGCAACAAACCCACCAACGCTACGATCTGATCTTGTTCGCACTGCCCGACTCGCTCACGCTCCTGCCCGGCCAGTCGAACCTACGCCTGGAGAATTACCTGCTAACGGAGCAGTCGATCCGTGAAGCCAAGGCCCACCTGCGTCCCACCGGCACATTCGCGATGTACAACTACTACGAGCCATTCCTGCTCGACCGGTTCGCGGGCACCCTCACCGCCGTGTATGGCCGTTTTCCCTGCGCCGAGATCACAGACGCCCTGGGCGGCCGAAATCGGGCCGTTCTCACCAACACCATTTCGGGACCCACCCCGTCCTGCTCAACGGTCTGGCATGGCCAGGCAAGCGCACCTGCCACCGACGATCACCCTTTCCCCTACCTGCCTACCAACACCATCCCGCCGTTTTATCTGTGGACGCTGGCACTCATCCTGGCCGCCTCGCTCTTCCTCGTGCGCGCGGCCGGCGGGGTCCTCCGGCGCATGACCCGCTACCTCGACCTCATGTTCATGGGCGGCGCGTTCCTGCTGTTGGAAACCAAGAACGTCGTCCAATTCGCGCTACTGTTCGGGACGACCTGGTTCGTCAACTCCCTCGTCTTCGCCGGAGTCCTTCTCAGCGTAGCGGCCGCAATCGAGACTGCTCGCCAGCTGCGCCTGCGACCTACGCCTGCACTCTACGGCGCCCTGATGGCAGCCCTGGCGGTCGCCTGGCTGGTACCCGCAGACGCCTTGCTCGCCCTCTCCCCGGTGCCGCGTTTCCTCGCGGCCGCCTCCATCGCGTTCGCGCCGATCTTCATTGCCAACCTCGTCTTCGCCGCCCGCTTCAAAAGCGTCCAGGATTCGACCTCCGCGTTCGGCGCGAACCTGCTGGGTGCAATGATCGGCGGGGCACTCGAGTACACGGCGCTCATCACCGGTTACCGTGCGCTCCTTATCGTCACGGCGACCCTCTACGGTCTCGCGTTCCTCTTCGGCCGAAGGATCGGCGCCACCAAAGTCCTCCCCTCCCATTAG
- a CDS encoding transposase yields MTSTDASSAVTQLAPPAPITCACSPGPVASAKTARGRWKICRQLSRRLEGDLLAAGERIVRVSPKLMAHCRTAARTYGKSDPIDALAAARAALREPDLPTAHLEDASRDVRLLMDHRDDLVAERTRVINRLRWHLHELDPAFDPPARTLTQPRQALSVAAFPDGRNGLVARLARQLLARCREITATVRDLEAEITALVNRLAPALLEIPGCGALTAAKILGETAGVTRFKSKSAYARHNGTAPLPVWSGNRERHRLSRMGNRQLNVALHRIAITQAHYHPEARDYLQRRRQAGDTSTESIRVLKRRLSDVVYRALRRDARNAEEPQIHLAAAA; encoded by the coding sequence TTGACGAGCACGGACGCGAGCTCGGCAGTCACACAACTGGCACCACCAGCCCCGATCACCTGCGCTTGCTCGCCTGGGCCCGTCGCTTCGGCGAAGACCGCACGTGGGCGGTGGAAGATCTGCCGTCAGCTCTCACGCCGTCTCGAGGGAGACCTCCTCGCCGCCGGCGAGCGGATCGTGCGCGTCTCGCCCAAACTCATGGCCCACTGCCGCACCGCCGCCCGCACCTACGGCAAGTCCGACCCCATAGACGCGCTGGCCGCAGCCCGAGCGGCGCTGCGGGAACCGGACCTGCCCACCGCGCACCTGGAGGACGCGAGCAGGGACGTGCGCCTGCTCATGGACCACCGCGACGACCTGGTCGCCGAACGCACCCGCGTGATCAACCGGTTGCGCTGGCACCTGCACGAACTGGACCCGGCATTCGACCCTCCAGCACGCACTCTCACCCAGCCCAGGCAGGCACTCTCCGTGGCGGCCTTCCCCGACGGGCGAAACGGCCTCGTCGCACGCCTGGCCAGGCAACTGCTGGCCCGCTGCCGAGAGATCACCGCGACCGTCCGGGACCTGGAAGCCGAGATCACCGCCCTGGTCAACCGACTGGCCCCGGCTCTTTTGGAGATTCCCGGCTGCGGTGCTCTCACCGCGGCAAAGATCCTCGGAGAGACCGCCGGGGTCACACGCTTCAAGTCGAAGAGCGCATACGCACGGCACAACGGGACCGCGCCTCTGCCCGTGTGGTCCGGCAACCGCGAACGACACCGCCTCAGCCGCATGGGAAACCGCCAGCTCAACGTCGCACTACACCGTATCGCGATCACGCAAGCCCACTACCACCCCGAAGCACGAGACTACCTACAGCGCCGCCGCCAGGCCGGGGACACCAGCACCGAATCAATCCGCGTCCTCAAACGCAGGCTTTCCGACGTCGTCTACCGGGCCTTGCGCCGCGACGCTCGCAATGCCGAGGAGCCACAGATCCACCTCGCAGCAGCTGCTTGA